The DNA window ttaaatgaaaatgagttGCGTATCACCCACCCTTATCTGACATATTTGACCTTACCAAACAAAAAGTAGGTGCATCTGATTTGCATAACAAAAGAACTGGCAGTTACATACATAATTTTTCAATATGTTTATAACTTCACCAGATAACAAGACATGGACCCcgctctcttttccttttctttatgcGTGAAATGGACCGGCTTGTATGTGGACATACTGAGGCCGGTATCTGGTTTGGCCCGAGAACGCTGAAAATCAAGCGACTCCGGTCCCTGGCCGGTTGATTGGTGCATCTCTGCTAATAAGCTATGAACCAGCGCAACCTCTCAGTCCATCTGGATCAGGCGTCCTGGTTATTCCCAAGTCTCCATTAATGCTGGTGAAACTACTTTAATATACATATTAGGTGTTAAAAACCTGACTAAAACGTTCCTCTTTGGCCATACACTAATCGATTTCTTGATCTTGATGATAATtttagctcatttctgcttgttttaacaattaatatttatttgtagGTTTTAATAATTTCACTGGACTGCTATTGATCGTactccttttgttttttggtttgaaCCTTCTGAGGGCTAAGTCGTCACTGGTAACAACTCTAAACCTATATATTGGAAgacttttttgttaaaaatttaaatagtttttgatgCGTGTCAGTTAAAGTGATTAGCTTCTTTGTACCCTGATTGCccagacttggaagaacaatttTATAGCTTGGAATGATGACTTAACTCTCACTAAGGAAgttcctggtgactaatttaCTAGTCCTTTATAtgagacaaagaaaaatcagAGGAATGACTAGTTTAAAAGTAGGGAAAAGTTGGTTTTATGATTCCTTGTAAAATAAGCTTTTACTAACGTGGATAGTTTTgcagaaaactgcagaaaaattaCATACATTAATTGACTAGTGTCTCTGTTACCAACTAGTGAGGCCAGCAATGTTTAGTCAATAATTGTGCACATCTCTAGACCGAAGAGGGTTATAACTTatggtttgtttcatttttactggTCTGCTGCTTGATATTAAAGGATCttattaaatgtttattcaTTTGACTTCTGAGTTTTATCATTTTTGTCGTCttattgtttcctgtttgttttttgaaagcTTTGCTTGCTTGCTTTGACATTTCCTGCATATCAACTTCTCTAGAGAGACGGAGAAATTGTGCCCTCACCCCCCTGGCCACCAGTCAGCAACACAACCAGGGTCCCCTCTCTCCGGCCCGGCTGCGGCGCCTCCGCCTCCTTTTAGATGCCAATCTGGATCGTCACTCTTCAGAGGAAGAACTTGAGCGAATCAGCTGCGGTGATAACAGGAAGTGGGTGTCCTCACTCCCCCAGCGCCACAGTGATCACCACAGCAGCGCCTCCAGTGATGAGGAGGTGCGAGACCTCTGCGGCTGCAGGTCGCCGGCCACCCCCGCCAGGCCGCTCGGGGAGCCTGGCGCCTGTCTGGCTGCCTCCCCCAGCCCTGTACTCTTCAGCTCCAGCCCACCACGTAGCCTCAAGCCACCCCCCATGCGATTTCAGCTGCAAGTGGTGCAGCCAGTTGCACGACCCATCATCTTGACCCACTTTGACCAATCAGCACCTTATAGAAAGTATCGGCACAGCTACGGGGGGGAGCCAGGAAGACCGAGTCTGGACTTGGAGAAAATGCAACAGGTCCGTGAGTTAATGCAGGTCCTGCATTTAGTGTAGTACATACACACTGTTGTTTTTTATATGGTCATAAATAACAAGAAATGCCTAGATTTTTGTCAATTAGCAAAAAAGTTATTGGTTTTGCTGTCTGTATTGGAGAAAGTGTCATGCATTTTTACTGTTCCCTTCCCATAACAGGGATCTCTCTTTTCGCGGCAACTTGTGAGGGGCAGAGGCAGCTGCCTCTTGTGGatgctgcagcactgtgtggcACACTTACAGAAACAGAATTAATCATTCAAATGTGTGGCCATACCTCACTAGAGGGTCATTGCATTAAGTGCAACAAGTCTTCAGTGTATAAGGGCAGAAATCTGAACAAAACTGCATCACATACATGAAATCAAATGCAGCGTTTCTGTCTGCCTGATCACCTGTTGCTTCTGCAGGCACATATATTGTGTCACATCAGATCAtgttttcctctgtgtgaaATTGAAACTCTAGCAAAAGAGGCAGGATAAACTGCCTTACtgcctctttattttttttttgtggtagcTTCCATCATATTCATCAAAATCGGCAAAGCTTGATGAGTTTGGCATTAGATGGGctaatcttcatttttgctaTAATAAAAAGCCTTCCCGGCATGTGCACATGCTTTAGAATCCAGTTAAAAATGTGGGACATTGTCTCAAGATGTGGGACAtgggacaaaaaaaactgtgcagtaCCACACAAAGAGGGACATCTGGTCACCCTGCTTAAAGGTAGCATACCAGATTGCATATGAATATTAATCCCTAATTATTAGTAATGCATTAACATGTAACCAACATTTTGTTCTTGTAAATGGTTTGGGTGGAGCTGATTTGGATACTTTTGGGTAGTTTAAGGAATGACAGTGCATTATAGTTTATATGTTTAATATATtgctaaaatataaatacatgtaGATGGGTAATTTGTTTAAATCTTCCTTCTAGATGTTACCAGAGTAAAAATACTAAGTGAAGTACCTCCCAGTTATGCTTCAGTACAGCACTATATAATGGCTGTACAGTTTAGTCCCTAGGGCACTTTGTAACTGATTAATAATAATCAATTTCTGATTGTTATCAGTCCCTATTGCAGTAATTGTCTCTCAGATCACAGACAGATCTCTCAGTAGGAAGTTTAACTTGAAGCTTGGAATGCCATAATTTTGGATAATCAGTGAGTTTATGTGGGGATGTCGTATTAGGAGCCAGATTTTCTTCCCTCAAATATTTGGATGCATTCACAGAATGTCTTTTCATGTCCAAATACCCATTTCACTGTATGCTGAAATAGATTCTCTGCGCTCTACCTTTTTACTtgtaatatatttaattttgacACTATAGCAATATGTGCACCAAACAGCAGATGAGCCTTAACCTcaccccccacctcccaccCCCCTGAGCAAATCAAACGGTGATCTTGGGTTGCACATTTGGTCCAAAAATACAATCATGACTACCcttcaaacacacacgcacagaagcaaacaaagtcCTCCCTTTCCATAGCCGGACGCTCGCCTCCACGGTGGTCTGGCTGGAGAGGGATGAAGGAGAGGGAGGCTCGGACGGCAGATGTCCGCCCTCGTTTCTCACAAAGGCTGGCGAGCGAGGGGAAACGATGGAGGGGTGGAGGCAGAAGGAGAGGATTaaataaacaacagaaaaaaacgaCAGCCACTAATGAGTCACGGCGAAGCTGGTCCGCTAATCATTAAAATCCAATAGACTTGTTGGCCCACACTGTGGAtggggaagtgtgtgtgtgtgtgtgtgtgtgtgtgagtgagtgtgagtgtttgcagagagAGAAACTGCAGGTTTCAGGGGTCCATATGTCCACGGGTTTTTTAGAATGTAAGAACAGATGATGAGAGACAGTGGGCAACTTCGAGAGGGGTGAAGTGTAAAAAGAGaagtatgtatatgtgtgtgtgtgtgtgtgtgtgtgcatccatCATCCTGCCTgccttcctgtctgtctgtctgtttgtgtctgcatgtgtacaTCCTCCTGTCtgtatcactgtgtgtgtctgtgtgtatgagtgtgtgtgtgtaagctcaGTGAAGTGGaatgggaggtgctgcagggaaTACAAAAGGGGGCCTACAGAGGTAGCCAGCAGACACAGCAAGCCTcccattaaccctttaactggACATCTCCCAGTCATGAAATCAGCctcaactgctgcacctcttcTGGGGTTTGATGTACAATCGATACCACGTGTGCATTATTGGTGTTTATACAGGAAACAGTTAACTTGTAATCCCACAGAGCTTACATTTTGTATTACCACACAAACCTATATTAAATGAGTGTAACAaagatatatatacacatataggTTCAGGATATGCAGCCACCTTATGCATAAGAGGAGCCTGACCTTGTAATGTTTGTGGAGGGAGAGGTCTATAGTAGGGATGTTTTAGGTTTTAAGATggtcaaaaaaaaggaaaacttcaCTTCATGTTTGGTCTGAACACACTACAAGAATGTCATGGTCTGACATTCAGTGGAGGACCTCGCCCACGCATTTGTAGTCCAACcgtttctcttttttctgtgaATATAAAGTCACCAGCCTCCATTATGTTTGTCATTCTCCGGTTTTTAGTCTGTTTGTAATTCCAAAAGCAGTTTGGTGCAAACAGCATTTTATATGCAAGTAATTAATTAAAGAGCACAGGCCACGAAGACTGACCATGCCAACACACGGCTTTATAAGTCCAATGCCtttgctcacacacacagtttcagccATGAGTTTTATGCGTCTGGCCCCGGGAGAGCAAGAAAGATGAAGGAGATGGGGTTCTTGttaaaaatgcaatttaaagGTGTCAAAGATGGGAATTTTGTGTGGAAGGTGGAGGGAACACCTGAAACATATTCTTAACATTTTTGGGATTATGTCTTACATACAAATGGACATAcaagcaaaggaaaaaacattGTCAGGGCCAAGAAATGGAAGCGTAACAAAGAAGCTTATTTTCAGTTAGATTGACTCATAGtctattctttttcattttgaagagacagctataaaaaaaagaaaaaagaaagccatAACTCTACACATGCAGAGAGTGGGTGGGCTCACACAGCTTTATTTTACAGCGAGATATTTGTACACCAAATCTGAACACAATGAAGGAGCGACAGAGGAAAATATGACTTTTCCTTCAGTTTATGATCGTAACATAATGAGGCCTCACAGATTTGATTCGCTGCAAAGTAAATCTcaataaatcaaattacttgTGTACTGTCAACATGTAGAAAGTaccgtataaagatttaaaatatcatgtcacatttgacctctgacagttccttcaaggtcaacagattgatctgaaggtcaaagtgataatactGGTATATGGAGCTAACCATGTTTCTTATAggcattgtttgtattgacaacatataggTATGCAGGGAATGAtgtatggggattctaaatatcagacctctgacctctttttcaaggtcaaataaggtcaatctttcatctttaaaactatgcttaaaattctgctgcctttgccAACATTTAGGACATGATAAcagtatatggggattctaaatatcacattatagtttgcattcaAATATCACGTCATATTTGACCTCTGGCGTCACTTTTTCACATGCCTCCAGAAGTGCtgtttctttaaagaaagtattgtcaaaattgatgcttcagtctttaatatgatcaatctgtctttattagttggcaatgtaccacagacttttaaggtggctgtaattaaacctctgcttaaaaagccatcacttgacccagctgtcttagctaattataggccaatctccaaccttccttttctctcaaagattcttgaaagagtagttgtaaaacagctaactgatcatctgcagaggaacggtttatttgaagagtttcagtcaggtttcagaattcctcacagtacagaaacagcattagtgaaggttacaaatcttctcacagcctctgacagtggactcatctctgtgcttgtcctgttggacctcagtgcagcttttgatactgttgaccataacattttattacagagattagagcatactgtaggtattaaaggtactgcactgcagtggtttgaatcatatttatctaatagactccaatttgttcatgtaaatggggagtcttcttcagacagtaaggttaattatggagttccacagggttctgtgctaggaccaattctatttacattatacatgcttcccttaggcagtattattagaaagcactgcatacattttcattgttatgtagatgatacccagctttatctatccataaaGCCAGCTGACACATCaactagttaaactgcaggaatattttaaagacataaaggcctggatgtaTATAGCTCTTATACTGTGTATATAATATTCTTAGTCAAATAGTATTTATATTGTGTATGAAGTATATAGTCCAAACCTGTCTACGAGTTTCAAACCCCACTCTTCCACAGCTGGTGAACATTCCTCACCAACCCAACGCAGGAATTCCACTTTCTTCCAGTGCCATCCATTATAAGAGTGCAGGGTTAGGGTACGTCTGCACTGGATTCACTTTTCAGAACCAGGAAGCTACGTTCGCTTTAACTACACAGTCCATGCACGTAAACAGTGGTTATAGTTTTCACCAAGGATGAGCCTAGATAAGGCAAGCATGAAGAAGTTGTTTACACATGTTGCTGAATAAACAATGAATGATAAAAATCCTCTTTTTCTACAGCTTGTTGGCAAGCTGTGACCAGTTTAAGGTGACGGTGGCGTGGAGGGGTGGATGAAATTATCGCTTTGATTTTCTCTGAGATGGGTTCTTTGAAAGTTTGCATCAGGCTAGCTCGAACATGTAGCATCTAAAATAAACActggttttggtttgtttttaaattcttgtTCAAGCAGCTTGCACCCAAATAGActgcaaggagaaaaaaaaaaaaaagatgagggcTGGCAGGAGTTGAGCATG is part of the Archocentrus centrarchus isolate MPI-CPG fArcCen1 chromosome 22, fArcCen1, whole genome shotgun sequence genome and encodes:
- the LOC115772362 gene encoding uncharacterized protein LOC115772362 encodes the protein MLQTLTKKLRRHSLNEIHPFQVKISYHGSGEGGESDDSEGENQELAQIDRERRRNCALTPLATSQQHNQGPLSPARLRRLRLLLDANLDRHSSEEELERISCGDNRKWVSSLPQRHSDHHSSASSDEEVRDLCGCRSPATPARPLGEPGACLAASPSPVLFSSSPPRSLKPPPMRFQLQVVQPVARPIILTHFDQSAPYRKYRHSYGGEPGRPSLDLEKMQQKMLLKKNCGGKTRTIKIRNLTSSRNPPRYTYDPSIFAFRSLSTVPPCSPLSPSEDPPCS